GTGTTCCTATTCTATGTGGTGGTTCTGTAATATTTGGTATATGAGTGGTTATTACCTTCGGAAGCACCACAACTGTTGCATGAGATTGTATTCATACAATATGTGAACCCGAGAAATTTGTTTTAACCCATGGTTATCTCAGCCTTTTTTTCATGTTGTGCTTTTTATGCTCATTGTGACTATTAtgaaatgaaattttttgaGTAAATATCTAATTTCTATGGTTTATTTCCGTCTCTTCTGTTCATTGTAGGCCAGCCAGGCTTATAGAGATCATGAGAAAGCGTTTCACCTTCCTTGGTGGGACCATCTTTGAGGGTTGTGGTGTGTCAAACATATTCGTTTATGAGGATACAGCTGTAAGAATACCTACCATGACAAGCCATAGACAACCTAAATGCGATTAGGTTTTTGAGCTTAAACCTATCTGATACAATTTGTTGAGATGAATGAATTCCACTGTCGTGCCCTCATTAAATGAGTCTGCACAAGCGGGATCATATACATAATAGGcttcgtctgtaactattttgTGTCTATTTTTGCCTTAGCGAAGTTGCTAAAAAACATATTGTATCTTTATATAAATCAATGTGCACTGTCTTATAATCTGATTGGGATGGGTATTACATCTACACGATAACCAACTAGTCGAAAATTTAGATGCTAAAACTTGGGATGAGAAATTAAGAATCACAAAAATATGTGTTACTCCTAAGGCTCAGGGTAAATATTAATCTCTGTACCTATGCAGATATATTAAGACATCGGATTTTATAATATGTTTCAAGAAAGAAATATGGCCTTTGGTGAATGAACAGTGTAAAAACTAATGATATTGAAAATAAGCCATTGCAATGCTTCAGGGTTCTTTCATTTGCATTATTTCTCTTCTTTCCTTGTTAGGTATTGAAACTATCGGATGGAAAGATTTTGGCATCACGCCTCATTATTGATGCTATGGGAAACTTTTCCCCAGTTGTCAAGCAAGTTGAGTATTCAACTTAAAACTATTGACATCATGGCTTAATTCttacttttaattaaaaattatttcttatAGATAATTTGTCCTCAAAAAAGTTTTATGACAACTGCTTCTCGTGCTTTGAAGCTTTGACAGATAAGGAATGGAAGGCAACCAGACGGTGTGTGCCTTGTTGTCGGCTCTTGTTGTCATGGTTTTAAAGAGAATTATACAAGTGATGTGATATTTAGTAGTGCTTCAGTGAATACGGTTGGCCAGTCAGAAGTACATTACTTCTGGGAGGTGTTACAAGTCCCGTTGCTCGTCGTTTACTGCACCAACAGTTTAGTTTCTTGTGATAATTTAGTTGGATTCTTTTTCAGGCATTTCCAGCTGGATCGGGTCCACTTGAGCGAACAACATACATGTTTACGTACCTTTTTCCCGAACCAGGGTGCCCCAAGTTGGAAGAGTTACTTGAAGATTATTGGGAATTGATGCCCAAGTATCAGGTAGCATTCTAGGCTGGGAACGATCAGGTCCTCTGaccaaaataaatatcattttttggtttacaattatattattaaaatctTACAGGGTGTGTCTCTCGAGGATCTGGAGGTTTTGAGAGTTATATATGGCATTTTTCCTACATACCGCGACAGGTAAACATTGTTGATGTCCGTAAACTAAAGTAATTTACTTGCATCTGTAGTAGCTCTGGTATCTCAACTGACCTATTGCAGATCTGATGTGTAATTATAGTCCGTTGGATATTTAGCTTACTTGCTCTgactttcattttattttttattttttctgtaAATGGCTTTGGACTGACTCTACTACAGTCCATTACCAGCAGCTTTTGATCGTGTTTTACAGGTGTTGTACCTTGCGTCTTTTCAAAGCCTCGATATATTATGCTCTATTCATGTTCAATGAAAGACACTATGTGTATGATATCTGCAGTTTGGGGATGCTAGTGGTGTACAATCTCCTGTATCTTTTGGTGGTTTCGGGAGCTTGACCAGACATCTTGGAAGATTAACAGATGGTATAAAATGTTTTACGATACATGCAGAAAACTTTCGGCACGTGTcattttatttgtcaaaatttgaatttgttttCCTATATATATCTTGATAAATAAAACTTTCAATGAAGGAAACAAATGTTTGCAGTTGTACTAACAATTTTCCTCTCATGAGATTTAAGGCATATATGAAGCAGTTAGCAACGATTTTCTGGACGCCCGGAGTTTATCTCTGCTGAACCCTTACATGGTCAGATTTTGTTTCTTCCTACAATCCTACAGTGTATATACCACTCTTGTGTTGATTAAATTTAGCATATATGCAGCCTAATTTATGCTCAGCCTGGTTGTTTCAAAGAGCCATGTCAGCCAAAAAGCAGTCCAATGTCTCACCCAATTTCATAAACGAACTTTTATTTGCCAATTTTCAGAGTATGCAGGTAGCTATTAACCAAATTTTCGCTCTTGCTCATAGCTGCATTTCCTTGATCGGTTATTTGTTCTTCcaaactcttttttttttccttcagaAACTAGGGGATCCAGTGCTTCGCCCATTTCTTCAGGTTATTAAATCATCTTTCATTTCTTATGTTACTTGAATGCAAGTCTTCTCACTCCCTTTTCCTTAGCTTATTTCCCCCATATTTTGCCTTGATGTCTTTTGATGCAGGATGTCATACAATTTGGTCCTCTTGTTAAGACGTTAGGCCTGGTAATGTTGACCAGACCTCTTATCATACCGTCTATATTCAAGAAGGTAGAGCAAACATAATGGCTTCTTGTATACCTGATACAGTCTCGAAATTTCAAACGACTCTTTTCTGATATGAAGGTTGGTATTCTGGTGCTGTTCGACTGGTCCGGGCATTTTGTGATGTTGGGactttatacatttctttcctcCTTTATTGACCCTTTGCTAAGGTAATCATGTTCTTCCTTTGACTTGTTGAGCCACGAAGCAAAAACTGTTTCTTAAATGCTGCAACTGAGTTAAATATAACTCGTGTCAGGCACTTGTTGGACTCATTTCCAGTTAAGACAAAATATGAATGGAAGCAGAGGCTCGAGGCATGGAAGTATGGATCTGGTTTGGACTATAAATGGAGCGATTCTAGCGAACATGATAGATGAAGATGACACTGGTAAAAACTCCTTATCCAACTTTAGTTTGCCGTGAAATAATCAACGCAGAATCATAATTCGTCCAATACGGTTTTAGGAAGCAAAAGAAGCCAGGATATAGCTATAATGTTTTCTTTTGAGCTTTGGATGTAATTGGGAAGCCAGAAAAGTGAAATAatcgagtttttttttttttttttgcttaaaTTGTTTTAACTAGGAATTACTTATCCTTGCCGGAAATGATGCAAAACTTGTTTCATTTGCACAGGACGTGGATTTGAGaaaaagatttgattcaagGACTTCAAATGATTCCACGCTGTCGAGTTAATTAAATATGTAAAAGGACGGATTTCAAATCTTTGTATTTCAAGACTGCTCAAACAAGTACGATGGAATAAACCGTGAATTTGAAATCCTTCCATCCGAATGCATGTTAAGCTTCGGGGTGATTTCAGGTGGTTCTATGCACATGCAGAAATCCCATACCATCAATTTGATAGTGCTATTACATTCGGTATCGCAAGCATTTAGAGTTGCCTCTATTAGATTTGCATCAAATTAGAATTCAATAAGTTTCAATTTTCGAATATACTTTCGAGTAATGAATCTTTGTTCGAGCGTGGGAGGCTGCTTTAAACGTTATCAAAATGAAATGAGTTAGAATTTGTTTGATACATTCCAAAAATTAAGTTCTAATTAAATGAATCAAGTTTCATTGTAATGTTACCATCAAGTTTCATTGTAATGTCACCGAATGGtagtggatttttttttttagaaaataatgtTGTTGTATCGTTTTCTCATGTCCAATAACGTAGCCGAAATCCCTTGAAGAaaaggggtggccgaattttTTGTTAGAGATGGGACAGGAGTTTTTTGTTTGATGGCTAAGCAACTTGTTATGTCTGACTCAAAACTCCATGCTTGAATATTTTAAGTGCATACTAATACAGTTAGGATCATAACCAGTTGTATACTATAATTACTTGTTAAATTTTGGTTAAGATACTCCACTCATAATAACGGTAAAACTTGTGATCGTGGTTTTATAAAATTTCGATAGATGATAAAAAAATCATCGATGCGACAAGTATAACTTTCTCATTAGTATGATGTAAAGTCAAACTTTTTAAATAGTTAATGAAAGTCAATTTGGTTCAAGTCAACTTCGCTGAAGTCAACTAGTGAAGATCAATATAGTCAAAGTAAACTAGTCAATTTTGAAACATTTTCCCCATACAGTTGTATTGTTCTCACTATTGTAACATTTGTACTAGctctcaaaatatttaaatatgaaaTCCGCTCATAAACTTTTTTATAAACCAAAGCGTTTGATTACATCAAACTCCAataatcatattcaattctttgaatttgactatctcaacggaaaCAAGAAACTGGTATTTATGTGACTATCAATAGTTTAGAgatacaactagtcgtgggtTTACAACTCATAGTGATTCAGGACAACATGTATGTAACGATCATGGGctattaggctgaaccaacaaaggcctcggcccatacgcacgcaccactactggtcatgggtcgttaggatggtccagcatgggAGTCGTCCCATGCCCATGCACcgccactcatagaatatctcactCCAGGAAAGTGATTTCTTTCGTCTTCCCCAACACTTGAACTCAGGACCTCCACTATCCCAACTGGTACCAACACTTAGGAATCTAGGTACTTAAGCCTGGAGGTCCTGGGTTCAAATGTTGGGGAAGGCGAAAGAAATAATTTCCAGGagtgagatattctatgagtggcAGTGCATGGGCATGGGACGACTcccatgctggaccatcctaacgacccatgaccagtagtggtgcGTGGGTATGGGCCGAGACCTTTGTTGGTTCATCCTAATagcccatgatcgttacaatGTATCTCTTATACGAACTTACCCTAATTACATCATTTTGCTTATCGATCATAAGAAtgataaaattcatttctgCTTATACCCATTGAATCATTGTAAGAGGGTCTAGTAACATCTCCTCATGATTCTCTATGAATCACCGATTGTGTTTGGAATACCAATTAATTATGATTAGCATACAATACAGTTCATTCATCtaatatatctcgatcgaatgtGCAGTTATTGGctcatcgagagttgcatatgaattcgattgTGATATATATTTGAGTATGCATAGTGACATCGCATGTACCACTAGAGAACCGCTTTCTACTAAAACATATCTTACATTCTGGCAAGAGATTACATCAACTATTATCTTATCATAATCACTTGGAAAATTTTTAGGGATGGTTGTTCAGTGAACTCAGAGCACACATCTGTATGTTTAAACATCTTTAACTATGAACGTGGtattcaacatcacagatgttagCCTTGAGCTCTAGAGACTTTTATCCTTTCTTTTAGGCCGAAGAATCAATTAAGAACTTGTTTATGATATATAATATCTTAAATATGTGTTTCATGATTGTCATCATATGTACAATCTTATATTTATTCTACTATTATATATTCAATGTATTTATTTATACAGCTTGAATATGTATAAAAGTAAAGAAAATGTGAGAATACATATAAAACAAgaattatgataaaaataaagattgtCATATTACACATGAGTTACTAAATCATCAAGCTATAAGTTGATTTGTTTGACATCTGTTATAACAAatgttttatatattattttaaaaaaaatcaaataaataattgaaatattttgGGAAAGATTACATGCAAATTGCTAGTTGAGTAAAATTTTCACTCTTAAAATATCAACATTGATGGAATATATGGATACTTTAACATGCTTATTAAGCAGCCACTTTTTAGAATAagattcattaatttttttattgaatgtgtttttataaataaatataaatataaatgttaaataaaaataatgaatatTACTGTGAGGTACTAATtgatgatgatattatttttattatattaacatgaaattattaattattacaatttttatgctttcatattttttagaatttgaaagtttattcgTTTAATTCTTAAATTTATGATAGTTCTatcattttatttgttatttgACTTAAAATACTTAAACTTATAGTCAACATTGAAGACACGTTTTTATGTTTAAGAGTGTACTActatttcaaatatcatttgaaaatgtCAGCAATACAATTGAAGCATTCCCTACAGAatataaaatcaataattaaataataatttagtaGGTAATATGTAAGGTCCAAGAAATTTAATTTGCGTAACCTGATtgattgcatgcaatctatgattttatttaaagatgtgtttaaatatttttatgcattttatgcataattattgcatgataggataCATTTCgcgattattttaaaagttcacgcattagggtttttaaaggcatttcgcgctcgacggaggaacggagaccaatgaaatatcagaaaattttttttattacatgtttaatttttattaattaatatgaggtgttttaagtgtatttttcaagaaatgggttTTGTTGGATAATTTTATCCGTCggagcatatttttaatcggtacacaaattttaacgACTCGGAGGacttttgagggctcgggcgatattttcaaaaacttaccaaaaTGAAATAATTTTCGGGTGTGCGTTTGGGCTTGATGGGCTTATTTTTAAACTTAGTGGGCTCGAAacctttaaacttttaaaatacaattaagggcccattatcttgtaattaactatttaaatatTACCCTAAGCTACCCTAAACCTAACACTACCCCATTAGTCGTCCTCCCCTCTCAAACAACATCCATTCACGTGAGAATTGCAGCAGCAGGTTTCGGTTCCTTCTTTCTTCCTCAAGCAAGTTCTTCCCCGCTCCTCCGGCGCCTCCCCGACGCATTcttcttcaaattttcgagCATAATTCaccaaggcacgccatgtaccATTATTTTTTCATTATTCACGCCATATACCAGCTGTTGTGTGTGCCTTAGTTGAAGGATTCAGTTCttgcatgatttaattgttgTGCACGATTTACATGAAGGTTATGCAATTATATGATTGTAAACTCACGATTTCATGCTTTGTTGCAAGGGGACTGCTGAGTTGTGATGCAAAGGACATGTTTAGGTCAAGGGGTATGCAGTTAATAGGCTGGAGTTGAGGTGTGTGTGATGTACGCTAGAAACCGTGAGGTGTAGGAATGTGTTTGGTTTGGTTTTGGGGAGATTGAGTGAAAGGAGTGGAGCCGGCGGTGCAAGGGCTGATCCAAAGCCTAGACCAGACCATGATGGGTCTGAGACATGGCTGAGGAGGGCTTGAACGCTGCTGGAGCAACCCCTGAAGCCGATCGATCGTGGTCTAGGAGGGTGGACTGTGCAGGTTGGGGTTCTCTTGGGGATTAGCAATCGAGGGCGAATTGCGGAATGCATGTGAGTGTAGCCGTGGGTTCAGCAGGTCCAGAGGGAGCCTAGGGTGGTCTAAGTGAGGTAGGTTAGGGGCTGGCCCCGTTGGGTGAAGGCTAGGATCGAAAATACGGAAAGTTTACGCACAAAAACGCACAAAGAAATCACGAgagtaaaaaaaattgcaaGGGTAAATGAGAACAAGCAAGAGTAATTACCAAATCAAATAGTAAAATTGATTCAAACTCGTGTTACGACGATTTCAAAATAATATCCAGTGAAACCCACGTCGATTATAACTCACTGACACAAgtatacacataaattcaaaatcTAGGTAATCAAGGTTTTTATCAACTGTCATAGGTCAACACTGATATGTCACTGCACATGATGAATTTACGAAACAAAAATCAATATGCATGTCCTAAATATGCCTCCAATATGATGAATTATCAAAATGTCAGGCAGTATATAAACTGTGTTGTGTCAGAacttggtgttggcaacacctcctGGCAACACCACTGAGTTTTATTCAAActtccataaaattttattttgattcagaaatggtagctcccacattagaagaacggtcttcaatggaatcccctaggtagctttttccattactatttttacttagaagtggtagctcccacactagaagaacagtcttcaatggactcctctaggtagctttttccattttcttctaaacaattttttttatttacctcTTTTCTGTTTTTCTCCTTATGCGCACATTTTCCAAGTCACTTTTTCACATTAGACAAGATCACGATTTCCATGAATATCCTCAACTACTTGATGCCTTGGATTGAGCATAATTTATTCCTCAACATTTGATTGGAAGTATGAACACTCAGAGAGTACCTTTCAGAAATTGCCTTCACTGTTCAGACATTACACAAATAAATAAGAtggttatgattatgcagtatgcCTAACATCCTAAAAATAGACATGCAAAAATGGTGTTGTCaccggtgttggcaacaccaatgacaacatgtgtgtgtgattaTTGTACGCACATGCTGAGAGACTTCCGAAGATTGGAAAATCTTTCAAATTCCAAAGGTTTCGTGAATATATCAGCCAGTTGATTCTCGGTCCTAACAAATTCCAGTCGAATTATGCCtttttcaaccaaatctcgaataaagtgtcgtcttatgtctatgtgttttgttcgagagtgttgaaTAGGATTCTTAGAAATGTCTACAACACTTGAGTTATCACAATATACCATCATGTAATTGCTTAAAttgcaatccaagaaagaaagttagttctcctaccatgctcatttcgaattgtgATGACATGCAATCCACAGAGTTATTCACAAGCATTTGAGATGAAGCACTGAAAATAATATCATCTACATACACGTGActgatcaaaatatcatatttcaGTTTTTGAATGAAAGGAGTTTTGTCAACgtcacctcgtttgaagcccAAGTTTATCAAATTGTTAGATAACCTACCGTACCATGCCCGTGGAgcctgtttcagtccatacaagGCCTTCTTCAATTTGTAGACATGGTCCACGTGGTGAGGATCTTCAAATCCCTTAGGTTGACTGACATAGGCTTCCTCATTCAAAATgccattattattattcttgggtTCAATTTGAGACACAAAACACAAGTGACTTACCTGAGAAAACGTGGAGCTCATGCAGATTAAACCAACCATTTTGCGATAGTCCaccttttctttgttttttgtttGCACACCATCATGTAATTCACCAATTATTTGTGATGATGGATGATTCTTCTGAATCTTGTTGGGAATTTCTCTTTCACAATTGATCATCACATCATCATTATCATCGTTATCATTATCCACAATTTCTGTTTGGTTCAGAGGCGGTGTTGTGCTTGGTGTTGCTTCACTGGTCTCAACACCAGACTCAACACTGTTTCTGGTCAGTGCCTCACTTATATCCAGCAATTCTTCTACATCAGCCTCCGGTGTTTTAACTGTCAGATCTGCAAGATCATCAAACACAACGTTAATTGATTCCATTGTAGTCCTAGTTCTCAGATTAAATACATGGTAAGCACGACCATTAGTAGAGTATCCAAGAAAAAGACATTTAACACTTTTTGAATCAAATTTAGCTAGATGATCTCTATCATTCAGCACATAACATACACATCCAAAAATATGGAAATATTTAAGGTTTGGTCTTCTTCCCATGATAATCTCATATGAAGTCATTGTAGAACCACTCCTTAAATAAACGCGGTTGGAAATGTGACATGCCGTATTTAAAGCTTCGGCCCAAAAACATTTTGACACATTCTTAGAACTAAGCATGACCCGAGCCATTTCTTGGAGGAttcgatttttcctttcagCTATGCCGAttttttgaggggtcttcggaGATGAATATTCATGAGTGATACCTTTCTTATGGCACAAAGAAATAAAATGAGAATTTTCGAACTCCTCACCATGATCGGTTCTTATTTTAACCACCCTCATAGCATACAGATTTGTTATCCTAGCATGCAACTTTTTAAAAGCATCAAATGTATCAgatttttctctaagaaaaCTTACCCAAGTAAAATGTGAAAAATTAGCGACACAAACAAACGAATATTTCTTACcacctgtggggacccgggctctaactcaattcttttcgggattaattggatctttattcaaaatgtgggtcaaattttcgctttttaacattaattcaaatgtaaatactaagcataatatctttccttatttaattacaacacatataatatacatgtcatgttttacaacaaacacatcactagtgtttaatacaaaccataaactacgagtagtccAAATCTAgcacaacatcactagtgatcttctgcgcccgtagtcaccacgctatcttgatctcatctctgacgtgacccagatcctgccccacctgttgttatgcacacatacagacataacaacagccggaaactccggtgagaacaaatcctagtataaaacatgtatacatgctgatacgaaatcataaatcatgcatgaaagcaataacaatggctccatagtctatgaaaccgatctatctaaacatgcaattcaaatcaaatcatgtcttgactcgaatcgactctactctagggatcccggtgtgaataagacgtcaatggctgtcacctaccctcccaatcggggtgactgtacgtcttattcctagacttcggtcatatctgtatcaaatgtctacaatcggattgaatctggtccgaagcgtcgataccaccgaacatctagtttggcaagtctgccaatgactctcctatctcaaaggcttgaatataaatctataaataaggcatcatcatatcaagagatttgaatataaatctataaaaaaatcaaattcatatcacaagataaacaacaattctagtatgtgatttggttgggaaactcaaattaaatctcatttgagttgtgtcttccccaaacaaaacatgcattatacctttcgtcgcacaatgtctgtcgatgtcgaagtcttgatgacgaatctgtcactatcaaatctgaaatggaaatgtttatacatattctatcaatccctaatctcaatcaacacatatccaatccaatacttgatctcggtaccctttgacggcataacgacgtaatttctcaataccggtcaatccaactctcgggtatatcaacaattcataagtctcaactcataatcatcatcataagcatataatagtactcaaaatttgcataacttaactctaaacatgctggaaaatagttacaatatcatacaacgtccgttcttcgatccggttgcgtttctacgatgtcaataatctcaagaacatataatttcAATCATATCCATCTTTCCTCAACTTTTACATTTCAGaacatgttgaaatttaaagatacttacatcgtcttgtagcccttgaagagaggagctcaaaaccgaaatcggattaaagtttggatgtatgaatctctcaaaatcacaatttaagagCATAAGAAAAGTGAAGCTTTTTCTCTGGAGTCGTTCGGTTCTTGCTGATGAATTGAGGAAGAATGAAACAActcaatatatatattgcatggccAAGAACACATGGCTCATCCTTTGGAGTACACGTCTCGCTCATATGCGTGACattacccgcgcatatgcgcgagacctactggtctcggccaaggcaaattcaacacctcgcgcatatgcgcgcttcatcttgcgcatatgcgccaaaggttctggaggtaacgcgcatatgcgcgccttatctcgcgcatgtgcgccgatactTCTGTACTttttgcgcatgtgcgccggtctagtggcgcatatgcgccgagttcaTCTCATATCTATAATTTGCATCTACTTTCTcgtctcttccggtccgatacaaGGCGTCTACAACtatcttaattatcaacaacacaaatctgattatgataatcaaattctcgggtcTTACACCACCCATGCTTTCAACTCCCATCGGACCCGTTAGATCCAAATGCAAGAGTTCAAGGCaccgtgttgtcccaaagtgttgcaacaccggGTGCGCAACACGGGTTTGTTTACTTTTCTGGCATGGACCACAAGCATACACAGCacctaaatttaaattttgcatACCTCTCACAGCATCAAACTTACGCAGATTCTTCAAGGTATTGATACTCACGTGTCCCAGTTTTTGATGCTATAGGTCTAAATCACTCACCTTGGCACTTAGGCAACCATCACCTTCTCCCAATTGATAGCGATTGTCAGCAGAACGAGTaccttgaaagggatcgattttaggtgcccgaatgcacAACGGAAGGtacaaaattttcggtttttgcaagagaaaaatcgagcaccttagtagtagtgtgtaacatatactaaacacctttgtcatacatagggtgttaaaaaattatacctatcaatcacaaggattgatgtaatggctccaaccaagttgtaaacaacttggctcttcaaggcaagacaaatctacaagctctccttgtccttccttcaaaatcaagcccaccaccaactaggtagatcccctcatattttgcactagaaaataggaggatttatctttgagaagtatatgaattcctcaacaattgaagaacaaaaatggagagaaaaatgaggagaaATACTCTTGAGATTTTCGGCCAACTAGTGTGTGTGGGAGGGAAGAGAATACTTTTCTTGGGTGTTGAAAAAATAGAGACAAcattttgcatgccatgcaatattttaataaaaagtaatccccaactcttcacctacCTAGCATGCTttttgagtgggcttgtaacatttacaaagcccatggacttttatttaaatgtcccaaacatatttgagtccatttaaagtttacttgattttactcaagtccaaaaatttaataattatttctaattgggttctacaaggcccaatgttatttaattaattcaacacttgaattaatttaattatttggactctactaggcccactagtgtttaattaattcaacacttgaattaatttaatttagtccataataatgtttatgaaaatcacaattttcaaatacattatttatttggccaacttttaatttaggaacacattcataaattaaaagttacatttctctcatagaagtcatacttctattttttctcaagcttataaactcctttataagccgttcaacacattgaactatttttacttctcaacgggatctagaaagctagtacttgtgtggccctcaatggttcattgatacaactagccgtgtgttcacatctccatgtgattcggactaaacatgtccttatatgagcataccccaattgcttcattcttacttatcaactccttgataacaagaatgtcagaactcaagtctgatagtacccaaccaatcatgttaaacgcctagcagcatcgcttacatgattccctaggtatcaaatgatagtg
This window of the Primulina tabacum isolate GXHZ01 chromosome 12, ASM2559414v2, whole genome shotgun sequence genome carries:
- the LOC142520631 gene encoding uncharacterized protein LOC142520631 isoform X5, with amino-acid sequence MIYVSASTLHVFCRQIGRKREMEMNKYGISFFRHYSFAARPQLLPSKKLISLQAQASAPSRTQRIMESIPVNGEVGGAGGAYSYNALKRMDNLWSSICSASPEQMWIRREGPARLIEIMRKRFTFLGGTIFEGCGVSNIFVYEDTAVLKLSDGKILASRLIIDAMGNFSPVVKQIRNGRQPDGVCLVVGSCCHGFKENYTSDVIFSSASVNTVGQSEVHYFWEAFPAGSGPLERTTYMFTYLFPEPGCPKLEELLEDYWELMPKYQGVSLEDLEVLRVIYGIFPTYRDSPLPAAFDRVLQFGDASGVQSPVSFGGFGSLTRHLGRLTDGIYEAVSNDFLDARSLSLLNPYMPNLCSAWLFQRAMSAKKQSNVSPNFINELLFANFQSMQKLGDPVLRPFLQDVIQFGPLVKTLGLVMLTRPLIIPSIFKKVGILVLFDWSGHFVMLGLYTFLSSFIDPLLRHLLDSFPVKTKYEWKQRLEAWKYGSGLDYKWSDSSEHDR
- the LOC142520631 gene encoding uncharacterized protein LOC142520631 isoform X2; this encodes MIYVSASTLHVFCRQIGRKREMEMNKYGISFFRHYSFAARPQLLPSKKLISLQAQASAPSRTQRIMESIPVNGEVGGAGGAYSYNALKRMDNLWSSICSASPVVQEPRQVVTNAPTLFRDSEMAEKCTDMFDIIVCGGTLGIFVATALSSRGLQVAIVEKAALQGREQEWNISRKELLELVKVGILTEDDIDHVTTASFNPNRCGFEGKGEIWVNDILNLGVSPARLIEIMRKRFTFLGGTIFEGCGVSNIFVYEDTAVLKLSDGKILASRLIIDAMGNFSPVVKQIRNGRQPDGVCLVVGSCCHGFKENYTSDVIFSSASVNTVGQSEVHYFWEAFPAGSGPLERTTYMFTYLFPEPGCPKLEELLEDYWELMPKYQGVSLEDLEVLRVIYGIFPTYRDSPLPAAFDRVLQFGDASGVQSPVSFGGFGSLTRHLGRLTDGIYEAVSNDFLDARSLSLLNPYMPNLCSAWLFQRAMSAKKQSNVSPNFINELLFANFQSMQKLGDPVLRPFLQDVIQFGPLVKTLGLVMLTRPLIIPSIFKKVGILVLFDWSGHFVMLGLYTFLSSFIDPLLRHLLDSFPVKTKYEWKQRLEAWKYGSGLDYKWSDSSEHDR